In a single window of the Myxococcaceae bacterium JPH2 genome:
- a CDS encoding transcriptional regulator — protein MLSSAAVSPSDVHLAQAFLAARGGTASPHALSALQAALARAWDAARSPWPEVEQDALRFVAHLARLSPGDAAEPELETLHLSDLYLARAAADGVPSALAAFEKHLLPEVDLAVARLRLPAPGLDEVRQSLRQRMLLGSADVPARLAAYPGTGPLGGWVRAAALWLALDWQRQHTSSPPPEEGDLSMLVSPGDDPELLYLKTTYRAEFGASFSAALGALAPRQRNFLRLKYLDGLSIDQLGALYDVHRSTAARWVVSAQEELLARTRQLLTERLNLSRSQLDSVLRLISSQLDINLSRLLRSRLD, from the coding sequence GTGCTATCGTCCGCCGCCGTGTCCCCATCGGACGTGCATCTGGCCCAGGCCTTCCTCGCCGCGCGAGGAGGCACCGCCTCTCCCCATGCCCTGTCCGCGCTCCAGGCCGCGCTCGCCCGCGCCTGGGACGCTGCGCGTTCGCCATGGCCAGAGGTGGAGCAGGACGCACTCCGCTTCGTCGCGCACCTCGCGCGCCTGTCGCCCGGCGATGCCGCGGAGCCGGAGCTGGAGACGCTGCACCTGTCGGACCTGTACCTCGCTCGCGCCGCCGCGGATGGCGTGCCCTCGGCGCTGGCCGCCTTCGAGAAGCACCTGCTCCCCGAGGTGGACCTCGCGGTGGCGCGACTGCGTCTGCCCGCCCCGGGTCTGGACGAGGTGCGCCAGTCACTGCGGCAGCGCATGTTGCTGGGAAGCGCGGACGTCCCGGCACGGCTGGCCGCGTACCCTGGCACCGGACCGCTGGGGGGATGGGTCCGCGCCGCGGCGCTGTGGCTCGCGCTGGATTGGCAGCGGCAGCACACCAGCTCGCCTCCGCCCGAAGAGGGCGACCTGTCCATGCTGGTGTCACCGGGCGATGACCCGGAGCTGCTCTATCTCAAGACGACGTATCGCGCGGAGTTCGGTGCCTCGTTCAGCGCCGCGCTCGGCGCGCTCGCCCCACGGCAGCGCAACTTCCTGCGGCTGAAGTACCTGGATGGGCTGAGCATCGACCAGCTCGGCGCGCTGTACGACGTGCATCGCTCCACGGCGGCGCGGTGGGTGGTGAGCGCGCAGGAGGAGCTGCTCGCGCGCACGCGCCAGCTGCTCACCGAGCGACTGAACCTCTCACGCTCGCAGCTCGACAGCGTGCTGCGGCTCATCTCCAGCCAGCTCGACATCAACCTGAGTCGGCTGCTGCGCTCGCGGCTCGACTGA
- a CDS encoding tetratricopeptide repeat protein codes for MGCLDETTFMALLLGELPPERRPEVDEHLDTCAACRRLVAEALRAQHPEPETPPPPEELPRPRSADATLDKGTAVGRYLVLEPLGAGAMGVIYSAYDPELDRRVALKLLRVSALGLEEEKGRALLLREAQSMARVSHPNVMPIYDVGTFGDRIFLAMERVEEARTLRAWLAASPRSWRQVLSVFLDAGRGLAAAHAAGLVHGDFKPENLLVGADGRVRVTDFGLARSLSTRAKDATPFSGGTPAYMAPEQQSPTGPADARTDEFAFCVALYEALHGERPFAGSDARELAAEALAGRLRPPPKGTHVPLWVRRVLARGLSASPTDRYAHMESLLSALQQSPGARWHRPLQALGGVALVVIAVGITHSVHAWRARACAGAAEELASVWGPSQQRAIEQAFLATDKPFAAAAWRRVQRELDAYTAAWVTMRTTACEATRLRGDQSEAVMARRMRCLDNRLAEVAALTQLFARADADMVELSARASQELPPISGCSDLTALLAREPLSEDAQARAREEELRHKLIHVRALKAAGKYSQALTLLEPVAKEARDAGDKYGGADALLLLGELRAEAGDAHGAEATLFEALGAAEASRNDAAAARAWTRLVRVTGESLEQYALAHRWKARAEAAIERLGGDDVLRAHLQANVGLLLFAQGQYTEAAEQQEAALARLERAFGPESLEVADVRLDLGSTRIAQLRMDEALQLFHQVLATREKALGPDHPDVARAQLEVAEVHWRRREFPQTEQLAKSALEMLERALGPQHVEVAFAMNSVAAAWQGLGRHEEAVRMTERALAIALKSEGPDNSTTLLLVNNLASLLAQGGQPAAALARLQAILEPMERRLGPHHPYVALATRSIAQLQLRLKHPQEALREFQRARSILEAREDDPYGYWTATMLDLGLAYMEHLGRPREAVPLFELALAGRPHSTQTPLQRAWAGFFLGQALWVTDLDRERAMRLVTEAHEVFAQSGSRGQEGLKLADAWLAKQPRPTRVVAPTAR; via the coding sequence ATGGGTTGCCTGGACGAGACCACCTTCATGGCGCTGCTGCTCGGCGAGCTTCCGCCGGAGCGACGCCCCGAGGTGGATGAGCACCTGGACACCTGCGCCGCGTGTCGTCGCCTCGTCGCCGAGGCCCTGCGCGCGCAGCACCCAGAGCCCGAGACTCCACCGCCCCCGGAGGAGTTGCCCCGCCCGCGCAGCGCGGATGCCACGCTCGACAAGGGCACCGCGGTGGGGCGCTACCTGGTGCTGGAGCCGCTCGGCGCGGGGGCCATGGGCGTCATCTACAGCGCCTATGACCCGGAGTTGGATCGCCGCGTGGCGCTGAAGCTCCTGCGCGTCAGCGCGCTGGGCCTGGAGGAAGAGAAGGGCCGCGCGCTGCTCTTGCGTGAAGCGCAGAGCATGGCCCGCGTCTCCCATCCCAACGTGATGCCCATCTACGACGTGGGCACCTTCGGCGACCGCATCTTCCTGGCCATGGAGCGCGTGGAGGAGGCGCGCACGCTTCGGGCGTGGCTGGCCGCCTCGCCGCGCTCGTGGCGGCAGGTGCTCTCCGTCTTCCTGGACGCGGGCCGAGGCCTCGCGGCGGCGCACGCGGCGGGCCTGGTGCACGGAGACTTCAAGCCCGAGAACCTGCTGGTGGGCGCGGATGGTCGCGTGCGCGTGACGGACTTCGGCCTCGCGCGCTCGCTCTCCACCCGCGCGAAGGACGCGACGCCTTTCTCGGGAGGCACGCCCGCGTACATGGCCCCGGAGCAGCAGTCGCCCACCGGGCCCGCGGATGCGCGCACGGACGAGTTCGCCTTCTGCGTGGCGCTCTACGAAGCCCTCCATGGTGAGCGCCCCTTCGCGGGCAGCGACGCGCGCGAGCTGGCCGCCGAGGCGCTCGCGGGTCGCCTGCGTCCACCCCCCAAGGGGACACACGTGCCCCTGTGGGTGAGGCGCGTGCTGGCGCGCGGGCTGTCCGCGAGCCCCACCGACCGCTACGCCCACATGGAGTCCCTGCTGTCCGCGCTCCAGCAATCTCCAGGCGCGCGCTGGCATCGGCCGCTGCAAGCGCTGGGCGGCGTGGCGCTCGTGGTCATCGCGGTGGGCATCACCCACTCCGTGCATGCATGGCGGGCACGAGCCTGCGCGGGAGCCGCCGAGGAGCTGGCCAGCGTCTGGGGCCCCTCCCAGCAGCGCGCCATCGAGCAGGCCTTCCTCGCGACGGACAAGCCCTTCGCGGCGGCGGCGTGGCGACGCGTGCAACGCGAGCTGGACGCGTACACCGCCGCGTGGGTGACGATGCGCACCACCGCGTGCGAGGCCACGCGGCTGCGCGGCGACCAGTCCGAAGCGGTGATGGCGCGACGCATGCGCTGCTTGGACAACCGCCTGGCCGAGGTGGCGGCGCTCACGCAACTCTTCGCTCGCGCGGACGCGGACATGGTGGAGCTGTCCGCGCGCGCGTCGCAGGAGCTGCCGCCCATCTCGGGCTGCTCGGACCTGACCGCGCTGCTCGCCCGTGAGCCCTTGTCCGAGGATGCCCAGGCTCGCGCGCGCGAAGAGGAGCTGCGCCACAAGCTCATCCACGTCCGAGCACTGAAGGCCGCGGGCAAGTATTCCCAGGCGCTGACCTTGTTGGAGCCCGTCGCGAAGGAAGCGCGAGACGCCGGAGACAAGTACGGCGGCGCGGACGCGCTGCTCCTCCTGGGCGAGCTGCGCGCGGAGGCGGGAGACGCGCACGGCGCGGAGGCCACGCTCTTCGAGGCCCTGGGCGCCGCGGAGGCCAGTCGCAACGACGCCGCGGCGGCGCGCGCGTGGACGCGGTTGGTGCGAGTGACGGGCGAGTCGTTGGAGCAGTACGCCCTGGCGCATCGCTGGAAGGCCCGCGCCGAAGCCGCCATCGAGCGCCTGGGCGGCGACGACGTGCTGCGCGCGCACCTGCAAGCCAACGTCGGGCTGCTGCTCTTCGCCCAAGGGCAGTACACCGAAGCGGCCGAGCAACAAGAGGCGGCCCTCGCGCGGCTGGAGCGCGCCTTTGGGCCCGAGAGCCTGGAGGTCGCGGACGTGCGCTTGGACCTGGGCTCCACGCGCATCGCGCAGCTTCGCATGGACGAAGCGCTGCAACTCTTTCATCAGGTGCTCGCGACACGAGAGAAGGCGCTCGGTCCGGACCATCCCGATGTGGCGCGCGCGCAGCTCGAGGTGGCGGAGGTGCACTGGCGGCGGCGCGAGTTCCCGCAGACAGAACAGCTCGCGAAGAGCGCGCTGGAGATGCTGGAGCGGGCGCTGGGTCCTCAGCATGTGGAAGTAGCGTTCGCGATGAACTCCGTCGCGGCGGCGTGGCAGGGATTGGGGCGCCACGAAGAGGCGGTGCGCATGACGGAGCGCGCGCTGGCCATCGCGCTGAAGTCCGAGGGGCCGGACAACTCCACCACCCTGCTGCTCGTCAACAACCTGGCGAGCCTGCTCGCCCAGGGCGGCCAGCCGGCGGCGGCCCTGGCGCGACTCCAGGCCATCCTGGAGCCGATGGAGCGGCGGCTCGGACCGCACCATCCGTATGTCGCGCTGGCGACCCGGAGCATCGCGCAGCTCCAGCTCCGCCTGAAGCATCCGCAGGAAGCGCTGCGCGAGTTCCAACGCGCTCGGAGCATCCTGGAGGCGCGCGAGGATGACCCCTACGGTTACTGGACGGCGACCATGCTGGACCTCGGGCTCGCGTACATGGAGCACCTGGGTCGCCCTCGCGAGGCGGTGCCCCTGTTCGAGCTGGCGCTGGCGGGCCGCCCCCACTCCACGCAGACGCCGCTGCAGCGGGCCTGGGCGGGCTTCTTCCTGGGACAAGCCTTGTGGGTCACCGACCTGGACCGCGAGCGTGCGATGCGGCTGGTCACCGAGGCGCACGAGGTCTTCGCGCAGTCCGGCTCGCGAGGACAGGAAGGGCTGAAGCTCGCGGACGCCTGGCTGGCGAAGCAGCCTCGGCCGACGCGAGTGGTCGCGCCCACCGCGCGTTGA
- the alr gene encoding alanine racemase — translation MVEVNVEQVGGGPGAATHASWLELSASNLRHNVSVFRGLEGAGATPRAVGVVLKGNAYGHGLAQVLPVVHGAVDVLYFIAPQDALFARAYEQANGLAPRQMLVLGAVGAEESVALARAGVDAVVADHGWVEAVPLLRAAGLERPLRVHVHIDTGLGREGFTLEQLPREAHFLTESRDVLQVVGALSHFANTEDVTEQGYALAQLDAFETGLAFLAAQHASDAPLQRHIAASAATLVLPQARYEALRVGIALYGFWPSPETRLSARLVLGELPVLKPVLSWRCRSQVVKWLPAGSYVGYGCTYRCPEPTRIAVLPVGYYDGYPRIASGKAHVLVNGRRCPVLGRVMMNHLIVDVTRATSDERPVTATLLGRDGEESVSAESLAGWAQTIHYELVTRLGAHLRRVVVE, via the coding sequence GTGGTGGAGGTCAACGTGGAGCAAGTGGGTGGTGGTCCGGGCGCCGCGACGCATGCCTCGTGGCTGGAGCTGAGCGCGTCCAATCTGCGGCACAACGTGTCGGTGTTTCGCGGCCTGGAGGGCGCGGGCGCCACGCCGCGCGCCGTGGGTGTGGTCCTCAAGGGCAACGCCTACGGGCACGGGCTCGCGCAGGTGCTGCCGGTGGTGCACGGCGCGGTGGACGTCCTCTACTTCATCGCGCCGCAGGACGCGCTCTTCGCCCGAGCGTACGAGCAGGCGAACGGGCTTGCGCCCCGTCAGATGCTGGTGCTGGGCGCGGTGGGCGCCGAGGAGTCGGTGGCGCTCGCTCGCGCGGGCGTGGACGCGGTGGTGGCGGACCACGGCTGGGTGGAGGCGGTGCCCCTGCTGCGCGCCGCCGGGCTGGAGCGTCCGCTGCGCGTGCACGTGCACATCGACACGGGCCTGGGTCGCGAGGGCTTCACGCTGGAGCAGCTCCCGCGCGAGGCGCACTTCCTGACCGAGTCGCGCGATGTCCTCCAGGTGGTGGGCGCGCTCAGCCACTTCGCCAACACGGAGGACGTGACGGAGCAGGGCTACGCGCTGGCGCAGCTCGACGCGTTCGAGACGGGGCTGGCCTTCCTCGCCGCGCAGCACGCCAGCGATGCGCCGTTGCAGCGGCACATCGCCGCGAGCGCCGCGACGTTGGTGCTGCCCCAGGCTCGCTACGAGGCGCTGCGCGTGGGCATCGCGCTGTATGGGTTCTGGCCCTCGCCGGAGACGCGGCTGTCGGCGCGGCTGGTGTTGGGCGAGCTGCCGGTGCTCAAGCCCGTGCTGTCCTGGCGCTGCCGCAGTCAGGTGGTGAAGTGGCTGCCCGCGGGCAGCTACGTGGGCTACGGCTGCACCTACCGCTGCCCCGAGCCCACGCGCATCGCGGTGCTTCCGGTGGGCTACTACGACGGCTATCCCCGGATCGCCTCGGGCAAGGCGCACGTGCTGGTGAATGGCCGCCGCTGCCCGGTGCTGGGGCGCGTGATGATGAACCACCTCATCGTGGACGTGACGCGCGCCACCTCGGATGAGCGGCCGGTGACGGCCACGCTCCTCGGACGGGATGGCGAGGAGTCCGTGTCCGCCGAGTCGCTCGCGGGCTGGGCGCAGACCATCCACTACGAGCTGGTCACCCGCCTGGGCGCGCACCTGCGGCGGGTGGTGGTGGAGTAG
- a CDS encoding lysophospholipid acyltransferase family protein, with product MALPSRPLRDGVRAVPALAKISPSVPETNGVDRHKAPPEHLRRIIGTPPGAIVAFLTKGIWALLTAMSPGARDALARFLGSLAFHLRIRRRVALENLAMAMPEKSEAERLAIAHGAYINMARVVVESLPSGDRLTPDWDQQGIVGEEAFAALQARAATGKGAMLVTAHFGNWELAGQMLIRWGVPLNALVRPLKGALNTRIAENRLTAGAGLIYPRGAIQEIVDAVDRGESAYMLLDQALPAKAAVFVPFFGKLASTTPAMAVAAERTGAPVFVVMGVRPGGPGAKFRLEVEGPILPPRPGEVADPITEHTARVTAALERCIRKYPEQWLWLHRRWKVQPPVAAVTPPATP from the coding sequence GTGGCCTTGCCGTCACGCCCGCTTCGCGATGGAGTGCGCGCCGTGCCCGCTCTCGCGAAAATCTCTCCATCCGTCCCAGAAACGAACGGCGTCGATCGACACAAGGCTCCGCCCGAGCACCTGCGCCGCATCATCGGGACGCCGCCCGGCGCGATTGTCGCCTTCCTGACAAAGGGCATCTGGGCGCTGCTCACCGCCATGTCGCCGGGCGCGCGCGATGCGCTCGCTCGCTTCCTTGGTTCGCTGGCGTTCCACCTGCGCATCCGTCGGCGCGTGGCGCTGGAGAACCTGGCCATGGCGATGCCCGAGAAGAGCGAGGCGGAGCGGCTCGCCATCGCGCACGGCGCGTACATCAACATGGCGCGCGTGGTGGTGGAGTCGCTGCCCAGCGGAGACCGGCTGACGCCGGACTGGGACCAGCAGGGCATCGTGGGTGAGGAGGCCTTCGCGGCGCTCCAGGCGCGCGCAGCCACGGGCAAGGGCGCGATGCTGGTGACGGCGCACTTCGGCAACTGGGAGCTGGCGGGGCAGATGCTCATCCGCTGGGGCGTGCCGCTCAACGCGCTGGTGCGTCCGCTGAAGGGCGCGCTCAACACGCGCATCGCCGAGAACCGGCTGACGGCGGGCGCGGGCCTCATCTACCCGCGCGGCGCCATCCAGGAGATTGTCGACGCGGTGGACCGAGGCGAGTCCGCGTACATGCTGTTGGACCAGGCGCTGCCCGCGAAGGCCGCGGTGTTCGTGCCCTTCTTCGGGAAGCTGGCCTCCACCACGCCCGCCATGGCCGTGGCGGCCGAGCGCACCGGCGCGCCCGTGTTCGTGGTGATGGGCGTGCGCCCGGGTGGCCCTGGCGCGAAGTTCCGCCTGGAGGTGGAGGGCCCCATCCTCCCTCCGCGCCCCGGCGAGGTGGCCGACCCCATCACCGAGCACACCGCGCGCGTGACGGCCGCGCTGGAGCGCTGCATCCGCAAGTACCCCGAGCAGTGGCTGTGGCTGCACCGGCGATGGAAGGTGCAGCCGCCGGTCGCCGCTGTTACGCCGCCCGCGACGCCGTAG
- a CDS encoding metallophosphoesterase produces MRTLFIGDVHGCARELDALLAECNWQPSDRVVLVGDLVAKGPDSAGVIRRARESGFLAVRGNHDAHVLRWHSGRVIPGKKLKPEHQQVVDTLCAEDWAYLESLPAYRRFPDLNVIAVHGGVVPGIPLEKQPEDSLLNLRSIAKDGTPSKRVDDGEPWASWWPGPELIIFGHDAMRGLQKHPYALGLDSGCVYGGKLTAYVLPEGRFYSVRAKHSYVDVDS; encoded by the coding sequence ATGCGAACGCTCTTCATCGGAGATGTCCACGGCTGTGCTCGGGAGCTGGACGCCCTGTTGGCCGAGTGCAACTGGCAGCCCAGCGACCGCGTGGTGCTGGTGGGCGACCTCGTGGCCAAGGGCCCGGACTCCGCGGGGGTGATTCGGCGGGCGCGCGAGAGTGGATTCCTCGCGGTGAGGGGCAACCACGACGCGCATGTGCTGCGCTGGCACTCGGGCCGCGTGATACCGGGCAAGAAGCTCAAGCCCGAGCACCAGCAAGTGGTGGACACGCTGTGCGCCGAGGACTGGGCCTATCTGGAGTCCCTGCCCGCCTACCGGCGCTTCCCCGACCTGAACGTCATCGCGGTGCACGGCGGCGTGGTGCCGGGCATCCCGCTGGAGAAGCAGCCCGAGGACAGCCTGTTGAACCTGCGCAGCATCGCGAAGGACGGGACGCCCTCGAAGCGCGTGGACGACGGCGAGCCCTGGGCGAGCTGGTGGCCGGGACCGGAGCTGATCATCTTCGGCCACGATGCGATGCGCGGACTCCAGAAGCACCCCTATGCCTTGGGGCTGGACTCGGGGTGCGTCTACGGGGGGAAACTCACGGCCTACGTGCTGCCCGAGGGCCGCTTCTATTCCGTGCGCGCGAAGCACTCCTACGTGGACGTAGACTCCTGA
- a CDS encoding M1 family metallopeptidase — MPNLFRRTALAAVTLLAACSGSRTLAPGAPTSSLEASASAPKPTPTAPTLRLPEDVKPTGYRVDLTVDPKAPTFTGSVDIDLAVLKPTSVVWLNGTALEVKHATLVQGGKPVGVTPVVGGKDFLGFVLDAPLTVGSAHLRVEYTGTASEREVSGAFRVNEGGDWYVYTQFEPLGARRAFPSFDEPGFKVPWELSLRVPEGTVAVANTPEVSREPGADHTVTFHFARTQPLPSYLVAFGVGPFEFMPAADSGQKKVKTRIITPKGRAGEAVYAAEMTPRIIEQLETYFGSPYAYEKLDVMAVPLLGGAMENPGLVTFNSRLILSKPEEDTTRRQRSFVAVQVHELAHQWFGDLVTMAWWDDLWLNESFASWMEARILGTWQPTWDETVYRVGERSYALKEDGLLSARRIRQPIESNDDVVNAFDGITYGKGSAVLAMTEAWLGEDVFRRGIQRHLRAHAGGNATAKDFLDAMAAEAGKDVGAVMATFLDQGGAPMVSVELACDGGQPRVVLSQSRYLPLGSMRPAPQTWKVPVCVKYAAGDKVARACTVLEQEHAELALPESKGCPAWVFPNSEGAGYFRMQLSQDLRAKLMKTGYAKLSRLERVALFGDSLALVEAGALPAAEALPLLEQAAKDPDRQIFEAGLELLSLVEPNLLAEGRREDVQRYMRDLFSARARKLGFTPRAGESEDTRLLRPMVVRLAGSSGADAQLVAEASALATKWLTDRRAMAPEMVEPALGIAVKRGTAAFHAQLLAALRQEKDRRDRQVMLGALGHAIDPERVRTNLSLIVDKGQDPRETLWLLMGASRDSRTQDLAFDFVKAHYDELAGANGKEALLPEDFIPHLVYIGSSYCDAGKRAQFAQFFTERNAKVSGGSRELAKVLESVDQCIALKQAQGASLESFFAGRAAKAPKAPVAR; from the coding sequence ATGCCCAACCTCTTCCGTCGCACGGCGCTCGCCGCCGTCACCCTGCTCGCTGCGTGCAGTGGCTCGCGGACGCTCGCACCCGGCGCGCCAACGTCGTCTCTTGAAGCCTCGGCCTCCGCGCCGAAGCCCACGCCCACCGCGCCCACGCTGCGCCTGCCCGAGGACGTGAAGCCCACGGGCTATCGCGTGGACCTCACGGTGGATCCGAAGGCGCCCACGTTCACGGGCTCCGTGGACATCGACCTCGCGGTGCTCAAGCCCACCTCGGTCGTGTGGCTCAACGGCACGGCGCTGGAGGTGAAGCACGCCACGCTGGTGCAGGGCGGCAAGCCCGTGGGCGTGACGCCGGTGGTGGGCGGCAAGGACTTCCTGGGCTTCGTGCTGGATGCGCCGCTCACGGTGGGCTCGGCGCACCTGCGCGTCGAGTACACGGGCACCGCGTCCGAGCGCGAGGTGAGCGGCGCCTTCCGCGTGAACGAGGGCGGCGACTGGTACGTCTACACGCAGTTCGAGCCGCTGGGCGCGCGGCGCGCGTTCCCCTCCTTCGACGAGCCGGGCTTCAAGGTGCCGTGGGAGCTGAGCCTGCGCGTGCCCGAGGGCACCGTGGCCGTCGCCAACACGCCCGAGGTTTCTCGTGAGCCGGGCGCGGACCACACCGTCACCTTCCACTTCGCGCGCACGCAGCCGTTGCCCAGCTACCTCGTCGCGTTCGGCGTGGGGCCCTTCGAGTTCATGCCCGCGGCGGACTCGGGGCAGAAGAAGGTGAAGACGCGCATCATCACGCCCAAGGGCCGCGCGGGCGAGGCCGTCTACGCCGCCGAGATGACGCCGCGAATCATCGAGCAGCTGGAGACGTACTTCGGCTCGCCCTACGCCTACGAGAAGCTGGACGTGATGGCGGTGCCGCTGCTGGGCGGCGCGATGGAGAACCCGGGGCTCGTCACGTTCAACTCGCGGCTCATCCTGTCCAAGCCCGAGGAGGACACGACGCGCCGTCAGCGCAGCTTCGTCGCGGTGCAGGTGCACGAGCTGGCGCACCAGTGGTTCGGCGACCTCGTCACCATGGCGTGGTGGGACGACCTGTGGCTCAACGAGTCGTTCGCGTCGTGGATGGAGGCGCGCATCCTCGGCACCTGGCAGCCGACGTGGGACGAGACGGTGTATCGGGTGGGGGAGCGCAGCTACGCGCTCAAGGAGGACGGCTTGCTGTCCGCGCGCCGCATCCGCCAGCCCATCGAGAGCAATGACGACGTGGTCAACGCTTTCGACGGCATCACCTACGGCAAGGGCTCGGCGGTGCTGGCGATGACGGAGGCGTGGCTGGGCGAGGACGTCTTCCGGCGCGGGATCCAGCGGCACCTGCGCGCGCACGCGGGCGGCAACGCCACCGCGAAGGACTTCCTGGATGCGATGGCCGCCGAGGCGGGCAAGGACGTGGGCGCGGTGATGGCCACCTTCCTGGACCAGGGCGGCGCGCCCATGGTGTCCGTCGAGCTGGCGTGCGACGGTGGCCAGCCTCGGGTGGTCCTCTCGCAGAGCCGCTACCTGCCGCTGGGCTCGATGCGACCGGCGCCGCAGACGTGGAAGGTGCCGGTGTGCGTGAAGTACGCGGCGGGGGACAAGGTGGCGCGCGCGTGCACGGTGCTGGAGCAGGAGCACGCCGAGCTGGCGCTGCCCGAGTCCAAGGGCTGCCCCGCGTGGGTGTTCCCGAACTCCGAGGGCGCGGGCTACTTCCGCATGCAGCTCTCGCAGGACCTGCGCGCGAAGCTGATGAAGACCGGCTACGCGAAGCTGTCCCGCCTGGAGCGGGTGGCGCTCTTCGGTGACTCGCTCGCGCTGGTGGAGGCGGGTGCGCTGCCGGCCGCCGAGGCGTTGCCGCTGTTGGAGCAGGCCGCGAAGGATCCGGACCGCCAGATTTTCGAAGCGGGCCTGGAGCTGCTGTCCCTGGTGGAGCCGAACCTGCTGGCCGAGGGGCGGCGCGAGGACGTGCAGCGCTACATGCGAGACCTCTTCAGCGCGCGGGCGCGCAAGCTCGGCTTCACGCCGCGCGCGGGCGAGAGCGAGGACACGCGGCTGCTGCGCCCCATGGTGGTGCGGCTGGCGGGCTCCTCGGGCGCGGATGCGCAGCTCGTGGCCGAGGCGAGCGCCCTGGCCACGAAGTGGCTGACGGACCGCCGGGCCATGGCGCCCGAGATGGTGGAGCCCGCGCTCGGCATCGCGGTGAAGCGCGGGACCGCGGCCTTCCACGCCCAGCTCCTGGCGGCGCTTCGTCAGGAGAAGGACCGCCGGGACCGGCAGGTCATGCTGGGGGCGCTGGGGCACGCCATCGACCCGGAGCGCGTGCGCACGAACCTGTCGCTCATCGTGGACAAGGGTCAGGACCCGCGCGAGACGCTGTGGTTGCTCATGGGCGCCTCGCGCGACTCGCGCACGCAGGACCTGGCGTTCGACTTCGTGAAGGCGCACTACGACGAGCTGGCGGGCGCCAATGGGAAAGAGGCGCTGCTGCCCGAGGACTTCATCCCGCACCTCGTCTACATCGGCTCGTCGTACTGCGACGCGGGCAAGCGCGCGCAGTTCGCCCAGTTCTTCACCGAGCGCAACGCGAAGGTCTCGGGCGGCTCGCGCGAGCTGGCGAAGGTGCTGGAGTCGGTGGACCAGTGCATCGCGCTGAAGCAGGCCCAGGGCGCGAGCCTGGAGTCCTTCTTCGCCGGTCGCGCCGCGAAGGCGCCCAAGGCCCCGGTCGCGCGCTAG
- a CDS encoding universal stress protein — protein sequence MSLVCATNFSDTAVRASTAAAELARRMGEPMQLVHVLNPDSARAFGRPFFEAAEGALAGEVKRLRALGATVEGQLLTGEPAAVLDAHAREQQASLVVTSGPSKEAPFLGVGGTVDRLAQTLSVPLLVVRDAAPFEAWVRGERPLRVMLGVDRSLPFEAARDWVRALRRWGAVEVVGGRVAWADEEYQRLGLPRSPVFGELTPELRRALERETVALLAPLGEGGAPPSFMLEEGLGRIADHLVALAEREKVDLLVVGAHHRRAFGRLWSVSFHAVRLAPMSVACVPTLAATGAVDAALPEFQEVLVSTDFSVTGNRAVAYACGLAKPGGTVRLLHVADKAPSPEQEAALRQQLQALVPSTTESSGRRVVLEVLTGRDVAATVLQAAERFGVDAVVLGSRGRSGLKRAVLGSVTQQVMLHATRPVLVVNPPTGG from the coding sequence ATGTCGCTGGTCTGTGCCACCAACTTCTCCGATACCGCCGTGCGTGCGTCCACTGCCGCGGCGGAGCTGGCCCGACGGATGGGCGAGCCGATGCAGCTCGTGCATGTGCTCAACCCGGACTCGGCCCGCGCCTTTGGTCGCCCCTTCTTCGAGGCGGCGGAGGGCGCGCTGGCGGGCGAGGTGAAGCGCTTGCGCGCGCTGGGCGCGACCGTGGAGGGACAGCTGCTCACGGGAGAGCCGGCCGCGGTGCTGGATGCCCACGCGCGCGAGCAGCAGGCGTCGTTGGTGGTGACCTCGGGGCCCAGCAAGGAGGCACCGTTCCTGGGCGTGGGTGGGACGGTGGACAGGTTGGCGCAGACGCTCAGCGTGCCCTTGCTCGTGGTGCGCGACGCCGCGCCGTTCGAGGCGTGGGTGCGTGGTGAGCGTCCGCTGCGCGTGATGTTGGGCGTGGACCGCTCGCTCCCCTTCGAGGCCGCGCGAGACTGGGTGCGCGCGCTGCGGCGGTGGGGCGCGGTGGAGGTGGTGGGCGGGCGTGTGGCGTGGGCGGATGAGGAGTACCAACGCCTGGGGCTGCCGCGCTCGCCTGTGTTCGGCGAGCTGACGCCCGAGCTGCGGCGCGCGCTGGAGCGCGAGACGGTCGCGCTGCTCGCGCCGTTGGGGGAGGGTGGGGCGCCGCCGTCCTTCATGTTGGAGGAGGGGCTTGGGCGCATCGCGGACCACCTGGTGGCGCTGGCGGAGCGGGAGAAGGTGGACCTGCTCGTGGTGGGCGCGCATCACCGCCGAGCGTTCGGGAGGTTGTGGAGCGTGTCGTTCCACGCAGTGCGGCTGGCGCCCATGTCGGTGGCGTGCGTGCCCACGCTGGCCGCCACGGGTGCGGTGGATGCGGCGCTGCCTGAGTTCCAAGAGGTGTTGGTGTCGACGGACTTCTCCGTGACGGGCAATCGCGCGGTCGCCTATGCCTGTGGGCTGGCGAAGCCGGGCGGCACGGTGCGCCTGCTGCACGTCGCGGACAAGGCGCCATCGCCCGAGCAGGAGGCCGCGCTGCGCCAGCAATTGCAGGCCCTGGTGCCGAGCACCACCGAGAGCAGCGGCCGGCGCGTCGTGCTGGAAGTGCTCACCGGCCGCGATGTGGCGGCCACGGTGCTTCAGGCCGCCGAGCGGTTCGGAGTGGACGCGGTGGTGCTGGGCTCACGAGGGCGCTCGGGGCTGAAGCGCGCGGTGCTCGGCTCGGTGACGCAGCAGGTGATGCTGCACGCGACGCGTCCCGTGCTCGTCGTGAATCCACCCACGGGGGGATGA